The following are from one region of the Pseudomonas putida genome:
- a CDS encoding DUF1883 domain-containing protein, with amino-acid sequence MKFVHQREHLNEDDIVVIECSQRCNIRLMNDANFRSFKNGGRHTYHGGHFDKFPAKITVPSTGFWNITIDTVTTRPISVTRKPTLTHKIKIIRRSSSKLR; translated from the coding sequence ATGAAATTCGTACACCAGCGCGAGCACCTGAACGAGGACGACATCGTCGTCATCGAGTGCTCCCAGCGCTGCAATATCCGCCTGATGAACGACGCCAACTTCCGCAGCTTCAAGAATGGCGGCCGTCACACCTATCACGGCGGCCATTTCGACAAGTTCCCGGCGAAGATCACCGTGCCCAGCACCGGTTTCTGGAACATCACCATCGACACCGTGACCACCCGCCCGATCTCGGTTACCCGCAAGCCGACGTTGACCCACAAGATCAAGATCATCCGTCGTTCGTCGTCGAAACTCAGGTAA
- a CDS encoding nitronate monooxygenase, with amino-acid sequence MSHWPDRRILDLLGIELPILQAPMAGATGSGMAIAVGLAGGLGALPCAMLTGDQVRAEIAAFRAGCPGRPLNLNFFCHQPPAPDAERDARWKQALEPYYNEVGADFAAPTPVSNRAPFDEQSCQLVEQLRPEVVSFHFGLPQADLLQRVKASGAKVLSSATTVEEAVWLQRHGCDAIIAMGYEAGGHRGMFLSDDITSQIGTFALVPQVADAVSVPVIAAGGIADHRGLLAALALGASAVQIGTAYLFCPEAKVSPAHRQALDSAPASDTALTNLFTGRPARGINNRIMRELGPMSDLAPRFPLAGGALMPLRAITDPQGKSDFSNLWSGQALRLGRHMPAGALTREIAEKALAVVGHQASA; translated from the coding sequence ATGAGCCACTGGCCCGACCGCCGCATCCTCGACCTGCTGGGCATCGAGTTGCCCATTCTGCAAGCGCCCATGGCCGGTGCGACGGGCTCGGGCATGGCCATCGCCGTGGGCCTGGCGGGCGGCCTGGGCGCCCTGCCCTGCGCCATGCTCACCGGCGACCAGGTGCGCGCCGAGATCGCCGCCTTCCGCGCCGGCTGCCCGGGCCGCCCACTGAACCTGAACTTCTTCTGCCACCAGCCGCCAGCGCCCGACGCCGAGCGCGATGCACGCTGGAAGCAGGCGCTCGAGCCCTATTACAACGAAGTGGGTGCCGACTTCGCTGCTCCTACGCCGGTGTCCAACCGCGCGCCTTTCGACGAACAGAGCTGCCAGCTGGTCGAGCAACTGCGCCCGGAGGTGGTGAGTTTCCACTTCGGCCTGCCCCAGGCAGACCTGCTGCAACGGGTCAAGGCCAGCGGGGCCAAGGTACTGTCCAGCGCCACCACCGTCGAAGAAGCCGTGTGGCTGCAGCGCCACGGCTGTGATGCGATCATTGCCATGGGCTACGAAGCGGGCGGCCATCGCGGCATGTTCCTCAGCGACGACATCACCAGCCAGATAGGCACCTTCGCCCTGGTGCCGCAGGTGGCCGATGCGGTCAGCGTGCCGGTGATTGCCGCCGGCGGCATTGCGGACCACCGCGGCCTGTTGGCGGCGCTGGCCCTGGGTGCTTCGGCCGTGCAGATCGGAACGGCTTACCTGTTCTGCCCTGAAGCCAAGGTCTCGCCGGCGCATCGCCAGGCCCTGGACAGCGCGCCTGCCAGCGACACGGCGCTGACCAACCTGTTCACCGGCCGACCGGCGCGTGGCATCAACAACCGCATTATGCGCGAGCTGGGGCCGATGAGCGACCTGGCGCCGCGCTTCCCGCTGGCCGGGGGGGCATTGATGCCTTTGCGAGCGATTACGGATCCGCAGGGCAAGAGCGATTTCAGCAACCTGTGGTCGGGGCAGGCATTGCGGCTGGGCAGGCATATGCCGGCGGGTGCGTTGACCCGGGAGATTGCCGAAAAGGCGCTGGCAGTAGTCGGGCACCAGGCATCTGCATAA
- the modA gene encoding molybdate ABC transporter substrate-binding protein, producing MRIRPSCLAATALASLLAFNTAWAEEVQVAVAANFTAPIQAIAKAFEKDTGHKLVAAYGATGQFYAQIMNGAPFEVFLAADDSTPAKLEQEKAIVPGSRFTYAIGTLALWSATPGYVDASGEVLKNNTFRHLSIANPKTAPYGLAATQVLDKLKLTEATRPKLVEGQNITQAFQFVSTGNAELGFVALSQIYKDGKVESGSAWIVPSSLHAPIRQDAVILEKGKDNPAAKALVDYLKGPKAAAVIKSYGYEI from the coding sequence ATGCGTATCCGCCCTTCCTGCCTGGCCGCCACCGCCCTGGCCAGCCTGCTCGCCTTCAACACTGCCTGGGCCGAGGAAGTCCAGGTCGCGGTCGCAGCGAACTTCACAGCCCCCATCCAGGCCATTGCCAAGGCCTTCGAAAAAGACACCGGCCACAAGCTGGTCGCGGCCTACGGCGCCACCGGCCAGTTCTACGCACAAATCATGAACGGCGCGCCTTTCGAGGTATTCCTCGCTGCCGACGACAGCACCCCGGCCAAGCTCGAGCAGGAAAAGGCCATTGTCCCGGGCTCGCGCTTCACCTACGCCATCGGCACCCTGGCCCTGTGGTCGGCCACACCCGGCTATGTCGACGCCAGCGGCGAAGTGCTGAAGAACAACACATTCAGGCACCTGTCCATCGCCAACCCGAAAACCGCACCTTACGGCCTGGCCGCGACCCAGGTGCTGGACAAGCTGAAGCTGACCGAAGCCACCAGGCCCAAGCTGGTCGAAGGGCAGAACATCACCCAGGCATTCCAGTTCGTCTCCACCGGCAACGCCGAACTGGGCTTTGTCGCCCTGTCGCAAATCTACAAGGACGGCAAGGTCGAGAGCGGTTCGGCCTGGATCGTCCCCTCGTCGCTGCACGCGCCTATCCGCCAGGACGCGGTGATCCTCGAAAAAGGCAAGGACAACCCCGCCGCCAAGGCCCTGGTCGACTACCTGAAAGGGCCGAAAGCCGCGGCGGTGATCAAATCCTACGGTTATGAAATCTGA
- the modB gene encoding molybdate ABC transporter permease subunit yields MPLDASDLGAIWLTVKLASLTTLILLIVGTPIAWWLARTRSWLRGPVGAVVALPLVLPPTVIGFYLLIALGPHGWLGQATQALGLGSVVFSFTGLVIGSVIYSMPFVVQPLQNAFGAIGQRPLEVAATLRASPWDSFVHVVLPLARPGFITASILGFAHTVGEFGVVLMIGGNIPDKTRVVSVQIFDHVEAMAYSQAHWLAGAMLVFSFLVLLLLYAGRRGKAGWS; encoded by the coding sequence ATGCCGCTGGACGCCAGTGACCTGGGCGCCATCTGGCTGACCGTGAAACTGGCCAGTCTGACCACCCTGATCCTGCTGATCGTCGGCACGCCCATTGCCTGGTGGCTGGCGCGCACGCGCTCGTGGTTGCGTGGGCCGGTGGGCGCGGTGGTGGCCTTGCCGCTGGTGCTGCCCCCCACGGTGATCGGCTTCTACCTGCTGATCGCCCTCGGCCCGCATGGCTGGCTGGGCCAGGCGACCCAGGCGCTGGGCCTGGGCAGCGTGGTGTTCAGTTTCACCGGGCTGGTGATCGGCTCGGTGATCTACTCCATGCCCTTCGTGGTCCAGCCGCTGCAGAACGCCTTCGGCGCCATTGGCCAGCGCCCGCTGGAAGTGGCCGCCACACTGCGCGCCAGCCCCTGGGACAGCTTCGTCCACGTGGTGCTGCCGCTGGCCCGGCCAGGCTTCATCACCGCCAGCATCCTCGGCTTCGCCCATACGGTAGGTGAGTTCGGCGTGGTGTTGATGATTGGCGGCAACATCCCCGACAAGACACGCGTGGTCTCGGTGCAGATCTTCGACCATGTCGAGGCCATGGCCTATTCGCAAGCACACTGGCTGGCCGGCGCCATGCTGGTGTTCTCGTTCCTGGTGCTGCTCCTGCTGTACGCTGGACGCCGTGGCAAAGCCGGTTGGAGCTGA